The following proteins come from a genomic window of Deinococcus seoulensis:
- a CDS encoding polysaccharide biosynthesis tyrosine autokinase has translation MTLKPETTSYSSDNIDLLQVLAVLRRAWLPLIAAPVLLGGATYVLSSRQAPVFEATTSLMSAMPDNANDVLRGSSVTASQLPQGAVDEVVHSRASVDRIISTIAATDLSSDVKSAISDDLNDELATDAYARLTVKARLDQQQRGVYDVKASAETPMAAKLLADAAASALLQWDTERARAGVTRARQNLQAQLDNLNSRLAALPEGSLEAQSLVAARGQLLLNLSQATVFEEGASGNLTLLAQANAPRNPVSPKPRRNAALVFLLTLFAGAGAALLTDALRRRVRNAGDVLQLGVSTLGELPRVARIKRGQVVGLARTGEFYEPSGFIRVNLASAVPQKGAVIAVTSPRPAEGKSTLVATLATSYSAAGKKVLVIDMDLHRPSQQEYWSVSGRPWVALPGNTVPLRCDVTQAIEHPTQASALDVGGDIHYLPAGETGRRAAALLSRPGLPDQLRIWAANYDLVLLDTPPVLALADAYVIGQKMDGMILVVESGETSVPELQRVLTTIGSTGANLAGVVINKVPRTSAGYYYNYNTVLKP, from the coding sequence ATGACACTGAAACCTGAAACTACCAGCTATAGTTCCGATAATATCGATCTCCTCCAGGTACTGGCCGTCCTGCGGCGCGCCTGGCTGCCCCTGATCGCGGCGCCCGTCCTGCTCGGCGGGGCGACGTACGTCCTGAGCAGCCGCCAGGCGCCCGTGTTCGAGGCGACGACCAGCCTGATGTCCGCCATGCCCGACAACGCCAACGACGTCCTGCGCGGCTCCAGCGTCACGGCCAGCCAGCTCCCGCAGGGCGCGGTGGACGAGGTCGTGCACTCCCGCGCCAGCGTCGACCGGATCATCAGCACCATCGCCGCGACGGACCTGAGCAGCGACGTGAAGTCCGCCATCAGCGACGACCTGAACGACGAACTCGCCACGGACGCCTACGCCCGCCTGACCGTCAAGGCCCGCCTCGACCAGCAGCAGCGCGGCGTGTACGACGTCAAGGCCAGCGCCGAGACGCCCATGGCCGCCAAGCTCCTCGCGGACGCCGCCGCCAGCGCCCTGCTGCAGTGGGACACCGAACGCGCCCGCGCCGGCGTCACCCGCGCCCGGCAGAACCTGCAGGCGCAACTCGACAACCTCAACAGCCGCCTCGCCGCGCTGCCCGAAGGGAGCCTCGAAGCGCAGAGTCTCGTCGCGGCGCGCGGGCAACTCCTGCTGAACCTCTCCCAGGCCACCGTCTTCGAGGAAGGCGCCAGCGGGAACCTCACGCTGCTCGCCCAGGCGAACGCGCCCCGCAACCCCGTCTCCCCGAAACCCAGACGCAACGCCGCGCTGGTGTTCCTGCTCACCCTGTTCGCCGGGGCGGGCGCCGCGCTGCTGACCGACGCCCTGCGCCGCCGCGTCCGCAATGCCGGGGACGTCCTGCAACTCGGCGTCAGCACCCTCGGGGAACTGCCGCGCGTGGCCCGCATCAAACGCGGACAGGTCGTCGGACTCGCCCGCACCGGCGAGTTCTACGAACCCAGCGGCTTCATCCGCGTGAACCTCGCCTCCGCCGTCCCGCAGAAGGGCGCCGTGATCGCCGTCACCAGCCCCCGCCCCGCCGAGGGCAAGAGCACCCTGGTCGCCACGCTCGCCACGTCCTACAGCGCCGCCGGGAAGAAAGTCCTCGTGATCGACATGGACCTCCACCGCCCCTCCCAGCAGGAGTACTGGAGTGTCTCCGGCCGCCCCTGGGTCGCGCTGCCCGGCAACACCGTCCCCCTGCGCTGCGACGTCACGCAGGCCATCGAGCACCCCACGCAGGCCAGCGCCCTGGACGTCGGCGGGGACATCCACTACCTTCCCGCCGGAGAGACGGGCCGCCGCGCCGCCGCACTCCTGAGCCGCCCCGGCCTGCCCGACCAGCTGCGCATCTGGGCCGCGAACTACGACCTGGTCCTGCTCGACACGCCCCCCGTCCTGGCACTCGCGGACGCATACGTGATCGGGCAGAAGATGGACGGCATGATCCTCGTCGTCGAGAGCGGCGAGACCAGCGTCCCCGAACTGCAGCGCGTCCTGACCACCATCGGCAGCACCGGCGCGAACCTCGCGGGCGTCGTCATCAACAAGGTCCCCAGAACCAGCGCCGGGTACTACTACAACTACAACACCGTCCTCAAACCCTGA
- a CDS encoding NAD-dependent epimerase/dehydratase family protein has translation MSGRLMVTGGAGFIGSHVVETALQAGWDVAVLDDLSSGSESNVPPAARLYKVDVRDAAGVLKAMTEFRPTVISHQAAQASVSVSVRDPMLDASVNIIGGLNVLNAARDCGVERVVFASTGGAIYGEVPDGEQATETSVPRPYSPYATSKLAFETYLQTYQQQYGLAYSILRYANVYGPRQNPHGEAGVVAIFATRLVQGQEITINARQETGDDGCIRDYVFVTDVARANLMAAQGKTPAVLNIGTGVPVTTRVLAEQLAEALRVTPQLRFAPPRAGDLERSVIDPTSYEAAIGRLTTLESGLAQTAEWATTAGS, from the coding sequence ATGAGCGGACGATTAATGGTTACGGGAGGCGCGGGATTCATCGGGAGTCACGTGGTCGAGACTGCTTTGCAGGCAGGGTGGGACGTAGCCGTGCTGGACGACCTGTCATCCGGCTCTGAAAGTAACGTCCCACCAGCAGCCCGCCTGTACAAGGTGGACGTGCGCGACGCGGCCGGTGTGCTGAAGGCCATGACTGAGTTCAGACCGACGGTCATCAGTCACCAGGCGGCGCAGGCCAGTGTCAGTGTCAGCGTTCGTGATCCCATGCTGGACGCCAGTGTCAACATCATTGGCGGCCTGAACGTTCTGAATGCCGCGCGTGACTGTGGTGTGGAACGGGTCGTGTTCGCTTCGACAGGCGGTGCGATCTATGGCGAAGTACCTGACGGTGAGCAGGCCACGGAAACCTCGGTTCCCCGACCGTACAGTCCGTATGCGACCAGTAAACTGGCGTTCGAGACGTACCTGCAGACGTACCAGCAGCAGTACGGACTGGCCTACTCGATCCTGCGGTACGCCAACGTGTACGGACCCAGACAGAATCCACATGGTGAGGCGGGCGTCGTGGCTATTTTCGCTACCCGCCTCGTTCAGGGTCAGGAAATTACGATCAATGCACGTCAGGAGACCGGGGATGACGGGTGCATCAGGGATTATGTGTTCGTGACGGATGTCGCCCGGGCGAATCTGATGGCCGCGCAGGGGAAGACGCCGGCCGTGCTGAACATCGGTACGGGCGTACCAGTCACGACGCGGGTGCTGGCCGAGCAGCTGGCTGAGGCGCTGCGCGTCACGCCCCAGCTGCGATTTGCCCCTCCCCGCGCAGGGGACCTTGAGCGGTCCGTGATCGACCCAACCTCATACGAAGCGGCGATCGGACGCCTCACAACACTGGAGAGTGGCCTCGCGCAGACGGCGGAATGGGCGACCACTGCGGGCAGCTGA
- a CDS encoding sugar transferase, translated as MMLSKFHHNDRVHHVRSLQTMLVGIDATLLVGLVTIIGMTFHSEHLRQFIALWLLSGAAGWLISRERRHALVLDSYMRAIIAPVTATLIAALLQLIFFNQLNILSNFLILATWSITMIINRLTMRRRIPVIQVGTMGAIRATYPHDQRIEYVPLTRPEDITLREVDALLIDPAHLPSERWLDVVSHAHTAGMPVWTPTTLNEEIRGRVSLEYLQTAHMNRSYFKDSYAPLKRVLDLTAILLFAPFLLTTLGIVALIVLLDAGRPVLFWQTRIGQNGRPFRIAKFRTMKTDSEAHGAAFARTGDTRITRIGKVLRKFRLDELPQFYNVLRGDMSIIGPRPEQEAFVQEFQHSIHLYPVRHWVKPGITGWAQVRHGYAAGEDETIEKLRFDMYYVKNFSFALDARVVAHTLWTIMTGFGAR; from the coding sequence ATGATGCTCAGCAAATTTCACCACAACGATCGCGTCCACCACGTCCGGTCACTCCAGACCATGCTTGTCGGCATCGACGCCACCCTGCTGGTCGGCCTCGTCACCATCATCGGCATGACGTTTCATTCCGAGCACCTGCGGCAATTCATAGCACTCTGGCTACTGAGCGGCGCCGCCGGCTGGTTGATCAGCCGGGAACGCCGACACGCCCTCGTACTCGACTCCTACATGCGCGCCATCATCGCGCCCGTCACTGCCACCCTCATCGCCGCACTACTGCAACTGATCTTCTTCAACCAACTCAACATCCTCAGCAACTTCCTGATCCTCGCCACCTGGTCAATCACCATGATCATCAACCGCCTGACAATGCGCCGACGCATCCCCGTCATACAGGTCGGAACGATGGGCGCAATCCGAGCCACCTACCCCCACGACCAACGCATCGAATACGTACCCCTCACCCGCCCGGAAGACATCACCCTCAGAGAAGTGGACGCCCTGCTGATCGACCCCGCACACCTTCCCAGCGAACGCTGGCTGGACGTCGTCTCGCACGCCCACACCGCAGGCATGCCCGTCTGGACCCCCACCACACTGAACGAAGAAATCCGCGGGCGGGTCTCCCTCGAATACCTGCAGACCGCCCACATGAACCGCTCCTACTTCAAAGACAGCTACGCCCCACTGAAACGCGTGCTGGACCTCACCGCCATCCTCCTGTTCGCTCCCTTCCTGCTCACCACCCTCGGCATCGTCGCCCTGATCGTCCTGCTCGACGCAGGACGGCCCGTCCTGTTCTGGCAGACCCGCATCGGCCAGAACGGCCGTCCATTCCGAATCGCCAAGTTCCGCACCATGAAAACAGACAGCGAAGCACACGGCGCCGCGTTCGCCCGCACCGGAGACACACGCATCACACGAATCGGAAAAGTACTCCGCAAATTCCGCCTCGATGAACTCCCGCAGTTCTACAACGTCCTGCGAGGAGACATGTCCATCATCGGCCCCCGCCCCGAACAGGAAGCGTTCGTTCAGGAATTCCAGCACTCCATCCACCTGTACCCCGTACGTCACTGGGTCAAACCTGGCATCACCGGCTGGGCACAGGTACGCCACGGCTACGCAGCCGGCGAAGACGAAACCATTGAGAAACTGAGATTCGACATGTACTACGTCAAGAATTTCAGCTTTGCACTCGACGCCCGCGTCGTTGCACACACCCTATGGACTATAATGACGGGCTTTGGCGCTCGCTGA
- a CDS encoding lipopolysaccharide biosynthesis protein, with protein sequence MKIKPLSQNLSKRLNSSRILSFASHVLTGSAAGQLILLLSMPLLSRIYSPDDYGIFATYSSALTVLIAVTVLRLDSLIPTIRSDNESINVTRLGLFLCLSAFILLSVIVNRLDTGYALIDKVINSPISFLLPIAVLLSGIYQILSGWAVRKEASLLIGRTKLSQSIGSVVAQTSFGFFGNGPIGLGLGQILYQSIGIKSLFMLFSKESKDKIKLSDMIATLKQHKDFIILGFLSSVANILVIHLLIFFLSNSYGAKVVGWTLLAQRILGIPVDLICTAMGQALLSRSSSRSSDELKDTFLELMKYLIPMSVAISIFSLILPLFIPAIFGNQWEEVGDILKYLGIMYSAKIISSPISVVLIVLGRYRQILYIDILRLFLVYVTMVNFNTSYKSAILSYSAAMTFFYIVYIFYTYYFVAVSRKR encoded by the coding sequence ATGAAAATTAAACCTCTGAGCCAGAATTTATCTAAAAGACTGAACAGTAGTAGGATTTTGAGTTTTGCTAGCCACGTACTAACCGGTTCTGCTGCGGGACAATTGATTTTACTTCTTTCTATGCCCCTCTTGTCCAGGATATATAGCCCTGATGATTATGGGATATTTGCCACCTACTCTTCAGCGCTTACCGTTCTGATTGCCGTGACCGTTCTAAGATTAGATTCATTGATACCAACTATAAGAAGTGATAATGAAAGTATAAATGTTACAAGATTGGGCTTATTTCTTTGCCTATCTGCCTTTATTTTACTATCAGTAATAGTAAATAGACTAGATACGGGCTATGCGCTCATAGATAAGGTAATTAATTCGCCAATTTCATTCCTATTACCGATCGCGGTTCTCCTGTCAGGAATATATCAGATACTTTCTGGATGGGCCGTCAGAAAAGAGGCTTCACTATTAATAGGTAGGACAAAATTAAGCCAGAGCATTGGTTCGGTAGTTGCACAAACATCTTTCGGTTTTTTCGGAAATGGCCCAATAGGATTAGGTTTAGGTCAAATCCTGTATCAGTCAATCGGTATCAAATCTCTTTTTATGCTTTTCTCAAAAGAATCTAAAGACAAAATCAAGCTCTCAGATATGATTGCCACCTTAAAACAGCACAAGGATTTTATTATTTTAGGATTTCTGTCCAGTGTAGCTAATATATTAGTTATTCATTTGCTAATTTTTTTCCTATCGAATTCCTATGGCGCTAAAGTAGTGGGATGGACTTTGCTAGCACAAAGGATATTAGGGATTCCGGTAGACTTAATATGCACAGCAATGGGTCAAGCATTATTATCAAGAAGTAGTTCTAGATCCAGTGATGAGTTAAAGGATACTTTTTTGGAACTTATGAAATACCTGATCCCTATGTCAGTAGCTATTTCCATATTTTCTCTTATTCTACCGCTTTTTATACCTGCGATTTTTGGAAATCAATGGGAGGAAGTTGGAGATATATTAAAATATCTAGGAATAATGTATTCAGCTAAGATAATCTCGTCTCCAATTTCGGTAGTTTTAATAGTTTTAGGGAGATATAGACAGATATTATACATAGATATACTTAGACTATTTTTAGTTTACGTCACAATGGTAAACTTTAATACTAGCTATAAGTCGGCTATACTTTCTTATAGCGCCGCCATGACTTTTTTTTACATCGTATACATTTTTTATACATATTACTTTGTTGCCGTCTCTCGAAAGCGTTAA
- a CDS encoding glycosyltransferase family 4 protein: MKVAYFCDDRIISGTAAEEHIRAIAIAFHKHGHEVVLFTPQGGVSQIDGISKIIEFDGKNALMRAIKAMSSLKKNGPFDFIYLRYRGSQWMYLFSNTFRKYQKFVEINGIMEAEFNIPPIRRKLIQAIQKSLEKPFLEGSACIFVTEHMLEYYSKKYNIKHTRYIRNGTFADEFSRKDAWSKKVKYKGVFVGSIVWWQGLNELITASSNITNFELHVYGDGPDLESIKSLSEEINTKNIKFMGKVSPAHVRNILKEYDIGFATKSITNEELSPLKLYQYWAAGLPVIATNLSGMELVEKIQGGLLYQSGNTDDLRSKIISAFENIDSLEQMGQNGRKYVESEGSWVRAGKETVDFVNSIIP; this comes from the coding sequence ATGAAAGTAGCATATTTCTGTGATGATAGAATTATTTCAGGCACAGCAGCGGAGGAGCATATTAGAGCTATTGCCATTGCTTTTCATAAGCATGGTCACGAAGTTGTATTGTTTACTCCTCAAGGAGGAGTCAGTCAAATTGATGGTATCTCAAAAATTATTGAATTTGATGGAAAAAATGCATTAATGAGAGCAATTAAAGCAATGAGTAGTCTTAAGAAAAATGGACCTTTTGACTTCATATATTTGCGATATCGTGGTTCACAGTGGATGTATCTATTTTCCAATACATTTAGAAAATATCAAAAATTTGTAGAAATTAATGGAATAATGGAAGCAGAGTTTAATATTCCACCTATTAGGAGAAAGCTTATTCAGGCCATTCAGAAATCTCTCGAAAAGCCCTTTCTTGAAGGCTCTGCATGCATATTTGTTACCGAGCACATGCTTGAATACTACTCTAAAAAATATAATATTAAACACACTAGATACATAAGAAATGGCACTTTCGCAGATGAGTTCTCTAGAAAAGACGCATGGAGTAAAAAGGTAAAATATAAAGGAGTATTTGTCGGAAGCATAGTTTGGTGGCAAGGTCTAAATGAATTAATCACCGCTTCAAGCAATATTACTAATTTCGAGCTACATGTTTATGGCGATGGACCAGATCTTGAGAGCATTAAATCTCTCTCAGAAGAAATTAACACAAAAAACATCAAATTTATGGGAAAAGTCTCACCTGCCCACGTGAGAAATATACTTAAAGAGTATGATATAGGCTTTGCCACTAAATCTATAACTAACGAGGAGCTGTCGCCTCTAAAACTGTACCAGTATTGGGCTGCCGGTCTACCTGTTATCGCAACTAATCTAAGCGGTATGGAATTAGTGGAAAAAATACAGGGCGGACTTCTGTATCAATCAGGAAATACAGATGATTTGAGATCAAAAATAATCAGTGCCTTCGAAAATATTGATAGTCTTGAACAAATGGGCCAAAATGGAAGAAAATATGTCGAAAGCGAAGGAAGCTGGGTAAGGGCCGGCAAAGAAACGGTCGATTTTGTGAACTCAATTATCCCATGA
- a CDS encoding glycosyltransferase, producing the protein MTYGGAQKFLISLSQEHIRSKAEVAVIGLYPGPLGQSLNDYGITYFEYNFKRKIDPRILFEIMRVIRQWSPDVVHTHLGTADFYGRIAAKLSKVKRVVSTIHNEEDWKSKAIYRHLDNFSLLFADYIVACSKSVYESLNTQSESNNKIKLIENGVDTSIEVRKSREDIYREINITTDSRLIVCIGRLEEQKNHQLLLKAISILKRPELKVCFIGAGSREVFLKELEIQLGISDNIIWIPQTSDPYSYISASDIMVLPSLWEGLPIVLLESMSLEKLIIASDIESHRHVINSGRNGFLFRSGDADDLARCIKAALDIDKNLLKDIEVSANQTVKSRYDIKEAARKYMEVYTNGKLSSAEC; encoded by the coding sequence ATGACCTACGGAGGAGCTCAAAAATTCCTAATTTCTCTATCTCAAGAACACATCAGAAGTAAGGCTGAGGTTGCTGTAATTGGCCTATACCCTGGACCACTAGGGCAATCACTGAATGATTACGGGATTACATATTTCGAATATAATTTCAAAAGAAAAATTGATCCACGCATCCTATTTGAAATAATGAGAGTGATAAGACAGTGGAGCCCAGATGTGGTTCATACTCATTTGGGAACTGCGGATTTTTACGGTCGAATCGCTGCTAAACTATCTAAAGTTAAACGCGTGGTCAGCACTATCCATAATGAAGAGGACTGGAAAAGCAAAGCTATCTATCGTCACCTCGACAATTTTTCTTTGCTTTTCGCGGATTATATTGTTGCTTGCTCAAAATCTGTTTACGAATCTCTAAATACTCAATCTGAATCTAATAATAAGATAAAGCTTATCGAAAATGGCGTTGATACCTCGATTGAGGTAAGAAAAAGCAGAGAAGACATTTACAGAGAAATCAATATTACCACTGATAGCCGACTCATTGTTTGCATCGGAAGACTTGAGGAACAGAAAAATCATCAACTTCTTTTAAAGGCAATATCTATTCTCAAAAGACCCGAACTAAAGGTTTGTTTCATAGGTGCTGGAAGCCGAGAAGTATTCCTTAAGGAACTAGAGATCCAACTTGGTATTAGTGATAATATCATATGGATTCCTCAAACAAGTGACCCGTATTCATATATATCCGCGTCCGATATCATGGTACTCCCTTCTTTGTGGGAAGGATTGCCCATTGTTCTACTTGAATCTATGTCTCTCGAAAAATTGATTATTGCATCAGATATTGAATCACATCGTCATGTAATCAACAGCGGTCGCAACGGCTTTCTCTTCAGGTCAGGTGATGCCGATGACTTGGCGCGCTGTATTAAAGCCGCACTGGATATAGATAAAAACCTTTTAAAAGACATAGAGGTCAGTGCAAATCAAACAGTAAAGTCCCGTTATGATATCAAAGAGGCAGCTCGTAAATATATGGAGGTATATACCAATGGAAAGTTATCCTCTGCCGAGTGTTGA
- a CDS encoding glycosyltransferase, protein MESYPLPSVDIAIPVHDGIKAQDLRECLESVKNQSYKPINISVYVDGNIRSELDDVLVEFQDSLSVNYMEKIGLSAILNYSILLSRSPYYARMDADDIMYTDRIKIQVEYLQRNPDIKILGTSFTEFTTAESKHRNMPHDHKIISEMLHYRNPFAHPTIMFRREVFKTIGLYSRNFPYAEDLELWTRADINSIKMTNLPQQLLYYRMGEMHARRNNFIAFKSEAKVRLRNSTRSPRIFLLKIIAITFRLLPPKIAKFAYKIRK, encoded by the coding sequence ATGGAAAGTTATCCTCTGCCGAGTGTTGACATAGCGATTCCAGTTCATGATGGAATTAAGGCTCAGGATTTAAGAGAATGCCTTGAATCGGTTAAGAATCAGTCATATAAACCAATAAATATTTCAGTCTATGTTGATGGAAACATCAGATCAGAACTGGATGATGTTCTTGTTGAATTTCAAGATTCATTGAGCGTTAATTATATGGAAAAGATTGGATTGTCAGCAATTCTAAATTATTCGATACTATTATCTAGATCCCCTTATTACGCCAGAATGGATGCTGATGATATAATGTACACCGATAGAATAAAGATTCAGGTAGAATACTTGCAAAGAAATCCTGATATAAAAATTTTAGGGACTTCATTTACTGAATTCACCACCGCTGAATCAAAACATCGAAATATGCCACATGATCACAAAATTATATCAGAAATGCTTCACTACCGTAATCCATTTGCCCATCCGACGATAATGTTCAGAAGGGAAGTTTTCAAAACTATTGGCCTATACTCTAGGAATTTTCCATATGCAGAAGATCTAGAGTTATGGACGCGCGCCGATATCAATAGCATAAAGATGACCAATCTACCTCAGCAACTTCTCTATTACAGAATGGGGGAAATGCACGCGAGGCGCAATAATTTTATTGCCTTTAAGTCTGAAGCTAAAGTTAGATTGAGAAATAGCACGCGATCTCCAAGGATTTTTCTGCTTAAAATAATCGCTATAACCTTCAGGCTTCTCCCGCCGAAAATTGCAAAATTTGCATACAAAATCAGGAAATGA
- a CDS encoding IS66 family transposase, giving the protein MLDWLWRFLKDPDIPPTNNAAERSLRTAVMARKVSQCSKNAVAAQTYTRIKSTVETARLRGQDPVAVLAGLMR; this is encoded by the coding sequence GTGCTCGATTGGTTGTGGCGGTTCCTGAAGGACCCGGACATTCCACCGACGAACAACGCCGCGGAACGGAGTCTGCGGACGGCGGTGATGGCGAGGAAAGTCTCGCAGTGCAGTAAGAATGCAGTGGCCGCGCAGACGTATACGCGGATCAAGTCCACCGTGGAGACCGCGCGGTTGCGCGGTCAGGACCCCGTCGCGGTCCTGGCCGGCCTGATGCGCTGA
- a CDS encoding O-antigen ligase family protein produces MTSTTVRDRTATGFEWVALGTACLTLAWGPLAQGSTFSWGMSGLILLGCLTTALTVTALGIRGRVTIHNPWWLASALLFLTWIWLSTTWAPYQWEAYRWAGVWTAVIGTAVSLHVLAITRARQWVILSSMLITGAATLILAFLQTRGTVVPGFEYYPGTGPELVTGPYFNPSHFSGYLIILAGLSTGLLLFTRPHLHSPLLIALLAALHWLNLKTDSSSIPAVLLATATPFLVWVWVKHRVTGATLTALVLAAGIGGATYFTTPAGQATFKANQQKLGISRDWEAFVRERQAVWRYGQELWADHRVEGAGIGQFYSEAPTYRREERAGGTTMDRKSVNYTHNDALQLASEIGTVGLVLFGALFASTLLGTGLMTLLAWGLVPVLVFVGIYDAHLTAIPGTSAVALAFLGMAAGRTSARDERRKVKENPVTQALS; encoded by the coding sequence GTGACATCCACCACCGTACGCGACCGTACCGCCACCGGATTCGAATGGGTTGCCCTGGGTACCGCCTGCCTGACCCTGGCGTGGGGACCGCTCGCGCAGGGGTCCACGTTCAGCTGGGGCATGAGCGGCCTGATCCTCCTCGGTTGCCTCACCACTGCCCTGACTGTCACTGCCCTGGGCATCCGGGGGCGCGTAACCATTCATAACCCCTGGTGGCTCGCGTCGGCCCTGCTGTTCCTGACTTGGATCTGGCTCAGCACCACCTGGGCTCCCTACCAGTGGGAAGCGTACCGCTGGGCTGGCGTGTGGACCGCCGTGATCGGCACTGCCGTCAGCCTGCATGTCCTGGCAATCACTCGTGCCCGGCAATGGGTGATCCTGAGCAGCATGCTCATCACTGGCGCTGCCACCCTGATCCTGGCGTTCCTGCAGACCAGGGGCACCGTCGTCCCCGGCTTCGAGTACTACCCGGGCACCGGCCCGGAACTGGTGACCGGCCCCTATTTCAACCCCAGTCACTTCAGCGGCTACCTGATCATCCTGGCAGGCCTGAGCACCGGCCTGTTGCTGTTTACCCGCCCACACCTGCATAGCCCGCTGCTGATTGCCCTGCTGGCTGCCCTGCACTGGCTGAACCTGAAAACAGACAGCAGCAGCATCCCCGCGGTTCTGCTGGCCACTGCCACACCCTTCCTGGTATGGGTATGGGTTAAGCACCGTGTGACTGGCGCTACCCTGACTGCCCTGGTCCTGGCCGCGGGGATCGGCGGCGCCACGTACTTCACCACACCAGCAGGGCAGGCCACCTTCAAAGCCAACCAGCAGAAACTGGGTATCAGTCGCGACTGGGAAGCATTTGTCCGTGAACGACAGGCCGTCTGGCGGTACGGACAGGAACTGTGGGCCGATCACCGGGTCGAGGGTGCAGGCATCGGGCAGTTCTACAGCGAAGCCCCGACATACCGACGAGAGGAGCGCGCAGGTGGTACCACCATGGATCGCAAAAGCGTGAACTATACCCACAATGACGCGTTGCAACTGGCCTCGGAAATTGGGACAGTTGGATTAGTACTCTTTGGTGCTCTCTTCGCCTCGACCCTCCTGGGGACCGGGTTGATGACATTGCTGGCGTGGGGGTTGGTGCCGGTGCTTGTGTTCGTGGGAATTTACGATGCCCACCTGACAGCCATTCCGGGTACCTCAGCTGTAGCTTTGGCGTTCCTGGGGATGGCGGCGGGAAGGACTTCTGCTCGTGATGAGCGGCGTAAGGTGAAGGAGAATCCCGTGACCCAGGCCTTGTCCTGA
- a CDS encoding BTAD domain-containing putative transcriptional regulator: MTTAKTQQENFQFDQALLTYKQATQVAPGDLNVTLAYARAARALWHFRDVPTFQQQADAAYERARLISPSSTLPAFEHAQMYAFKEQYARALTLLEPALTLDPNNAGYWLERARYLAASGQETPAITAYRRCWAIDIVPECEAGLKTLGVQP, encoded by the coding sequence ATGACGACTGCAAAGACGCAACAGGAGAACTTTCAGTTCGATCAGGCTCTTCTTACCTATAAACAGGCGACTCAGGTGGCGCCAGGAGACCTGAACGTGACCCTGGCCTATGCCCGCGCCGCCCGCGCACTGTGGCACTTCCGGGACGTCCCCACCTTCCAGCAGCAAGCTGACGCGGCCTACGAACGCGCCCGCCTGATCAGTCCCAGCAGCACCCTGCCAGCTTTCGAGCACGCCCAGATGTACGCGTTCAAGGAACAGTACGCCCGCGCCCTGACACTCCTCGAACCTGCCCTGACACTCGACCCGAACAACGCGGGTTACTGGCTGGAACGCGCCCGCTACCTTGCAGCTTCCGGACAGGAGACTCCGGCCATCACTGCTTACCGTCGCTGCTGGGCCATCGATATCGTGCCTGAGTGTGAAGCGGGCCTGAAAACCCTGGGAGTCCAGCCGTGA